Proteins encoded by one window of Pseudorca crassidens isolate mPseCra1 chromosome 3, mPseCra1.hap1, whole genome shotgun sequence:
- the LYPD8 gene encoding ly6/PLAUR domain-containing protein 8 isoform X1, which yields MKGFLFAGIIVMLTVAAVESLSCVQCNSLTDPCFDGNAIECPANASISCTTFLTNFSLGENITWYEDKACSADNCSVAETFTVHVSANETFHFASQCCQGKACNDTNDTIDPPQEEVSSNTGCSACYGSSETSCNETTRKCYKEERCVSLIAEFKNEMKLVLKGCSNVSNSTCEFLATGNRTVGGVTFLKFECENSSDASSTPTPTPPSSTSDTGSKVFFTPLTLGSLLLLRLLL from the exons ATGAAGGGCTTCCTCTTTGCTGGTATCATCGTCATGCTCACGGTTGCAGCTGTAG AATCCTTGAGTTGTGTGCAGTGTAATTCGTTGACAGACCCCTGTTTTGACGGAAATGCCATTGAGTGTCCCGCAAATGCCAGTATCAGCTGTACCACTTTCTTGACGAACTTTTCTCTAG GAGAAAACATCACATGGTATGAGGATAAGGCCTGCTCTGCGGATAATTGCAGCGTGGCTGAGACCTTCACAGTCCACGTATCTGCTAATGAAACCTTCCATTTTGCAAGCCAGTGTTGCCAAGGAAAGGCGTGCAATGACACCAACGACACCATAG ATCCCCCACAGGAAGAGGTGTCCAGCAACACAGGGTGCTCTGCATGTTATGGATCTAGTGAAACTTCCTGTAATGAGACAACCCGGaaatgttataaagaagaaagatgtgTCAGTCTAATCGCAGAATTTAAGAATG AGATGAAGCTCGTGCTGAAAGGCTGCTCCAATGTCAGCAACTCCACCTGTGAGTTCCTGGCTACTGGAAATCGGACGGTTGGAGGAGTCACTTTCCTAAAGTTTGAGTGTGAAAACAGCTCCGATGCCTCCTCAACACCCACTCCCACTCCTCCAAGCTCCACCAGTGACACTGGCTCTAAAGTCTTCTTCACACCCTTGACCCTTGGCAGCCTTCTCCTGCTGAGGTTGCTGCTCTGA
- the LYPD8 gene encoding ly6/PLAUR domain-containing protein 8 isoform X2, with protein sequence MKGFLFAGIIVMLTVAAVESLSCVQCNSLTDPCFDGNAIECPANASISCTTFLTNFSLGENITWYEDKACSADNCSVAETFTVHVSANETFHFASQCCQGKACNDTNDTIDPPQEEVSSNTGCSACYGSSETSCNETTRKCYKEERCVSLIAEFKNGSGRTGPATTAHGPSRSAARGIFPDRSTNPCPLHRQADSQPLRHL encoded by the exons ATGAAGGGCTTCCTCTTTGCTGGTATCATCGTCATGCTCACGGTTGCAGCTGTAG AATCCTTGAGTTGTGTGCAGTGTAATTCGTTGACAGACCCCTGTTTTGACGGAAATGCCATTGAGTGTCCCGCAAATGCCAGTATCAGCTGTACCACTTTCTTGACGAACTTTTCTCTAG GAGAAAACATCACATGGTATGAGGATAAGGCCTGCTCTGCGGATAATTGCAGCGTGGCTGAGACCTTCACAGTCCACGTATCTGCTAATGAAACCTTCCATTTTGCAAGCCAGTGTTGCCAAGGAAAGGCGTGCAATGACACCAACGACACCATAG ATCCCCCACAGGAAGAGGTGTCCAGCAACACAGGGTGCTCTGCATGTTATGGATCTAGTGAAACTTCCTGTAATGAGACAACCCGGaaatgttataaagaagaaagatgtgTCAGTCTAATCGCAGAATTTAAGAATG gctccggacgcacagggcCAGCgaccacggcccacgggcccagccgctccgcagcacgtgggatcttcccggaccggagcacaaacccgtgtcccctgcatcggcaggcggactctcaaccactgcgccacctttGA
- the LYPD8 gene encoding ly6/PLAUR domain-containing protein 8 isoform X3, which translates to MKGFLFAGIIVMLTVAAVESLSCVQCNSLTDPCFDGNAIECPANASISCTTFLTNFSLGENITWYEDKACSADNCSVAETFTVHVSANETFHFASQCCQGKACNDTNDTIEMKLVLKGCSNVSNSTCEFLATGNRTVGGVTFLKFECENSSDASSTPTPTPPSSTSDTGSKVFFTPLTLGSLLLLRLLL; encoded by the exons ATGAAGGGCTTCCTCTTTGCTGGTATCATCGTCATGCTCACGGTTGCAGCTGTAG AATCCTTGAGTTGTGTGCAGTGTAATTCGTTGACAGACCCCTGTTTTGACGGAAATGCCATTGAGTGTCCCGCAAATGCCAGTATCAGCTGTACCACTTTCTTGACGAACTTTTCTCTAG GAGAAAACATCACATGGTATGAGGATAAGGCCTGCTCTGCGGATAATTGCAGCGTGGCTGAGACCTTCACAGTCCACGTATCTGCTAATGAAACCTTCCATTTTGCAAGCCAGTGTTGCCAAGGAAAGGCGTGCAATGACACCAACGACACCATAG AGATGAAGCTCGTGCTGAAAGGCTGCTCCAATGTCAGCAACTCCACCTGTGAGTTCCTGGCTACTGGAAATCGGACGGTTGGAGGAGTCACTTTCCTAAAGTTTGAGTGTGAAAACAGCTCCGATGCCTCCTCAACACCCACTCCCACTCCTCCAAGCTCCACCAGTGACACTGGCTCTAAAGTCTTCTTCACACCCTTGACCCTTGGCAGCCTTCTCCTGCTGAGGTTGCTGCTCTGA